In Verrucomicrobiota bacterium, one DNA window encodes the following:
- a CDS encoding DUF4038 domain-containing protein, translating into MNFRKIIVLALVLFSYGHVTAQSGPASASQWEVTEFKVTLPHSEMNPFDRHPLAKCEGPGSSFSVPGFYTGQNKYTFRISFPKPGNWVVLSPETGDRWQVAVATADSGSPGPVVIREENPQHFYYANGEPCFVLAFEADWLFALDLESDDIERTRILLRDIKDNGFNQIVMNVYAHDVNWVKDPKLPAKYDFSNPRQWPYGGDNDHPDYSKLNLGFFDHFDAIIEEMNALNLTAHVMIYVWNKNVNWPESDSVEDNRYYDYVIARYQAYPNIIWDISKEATGYGHNDMDYIVRRIQRLKKMDGHNRLVTVHSFSYCVKYPETVDFISYQNWTTSLYEQMLDTFQKFSNKPIFNIEHGGYEIGPYFVFDGDYDGAEACLDRNYRCAFAGTYSTYYWHDTSWNVIIWDQASLPESDRPRYDYYKHMAEFFNKVNYASYRPLDRRTDRKSSSGYVMTNDNGDFLFYLTAVNSRIATTIQENYGKTMSYQWFNTLTGEYSKKEEVIIEQHLRFEPPWKEQPAVLHLLKQ; encoded by the coding sequence TGGTCCTGTTTTCTTACGGACACGTAACTGCTCAATCCGGTCCGGCGTCTGCCAGTCAGTGGGAAGTAACTGAATTCAAGGTGACTCTGCCTCATTCGGAAATGAATCCGTTCGATCGTCATCCTTTGGCTAAATGCGAAGGTCCCGGATCTAGCTTTTCTGTGCCAGGTTTTTATACTGGGCAGAATAAATACACGTTCCGCATAAGTTTTCCCAAACCTGGGAATTGGGTTGTATTATCGCCAGAAACCGGTGACCGATGGCAAGTGGCTGTTGCAACTGCAGATTCAGGTTCGCCCGGTCCTGTGGTTATCCGAGAAGAGAACCCTCAGCATTTTTACTATGCAAATGGTGAGCCCTGTTTTGTCTTGGCTTTTGAAGCCGATTGGCTGTTTGCCCTGGACCTTGAGTCAGACGATATCGAGAGAACCCGAATACTGCTGAGGGATATTAAGGACAACGGTTTCAATCAGATTGTAATGAATGTCTATGCCCATGATGTGAATTGGGTAAAGGATCCCAAGCTGCCTGCCAAATATGATTTTTCGAATCCGCGACAATGGCCTTACGGTGGAGATAATGACCACCCTGATTATTCGAAGTTGAATTTAGGGTTTTTCGATCATTTCGATGCGATCATAGAAGAGATGAACGCGTTGAACCTGACGGCTCACGTCATGATCTACGTTTGGAACAAAAATGTGAATTGGCCCGAGTCTGACTCAGTGGAGGATAATCGTTATTACGATTATGTCATCGCGCGCTACCAGGCATACCCGAATATTATTTGGGATATTTCCAAGGAAGCTACCGGTTACGGACACAATGATATGGATTACATCGTTCGCCGTATCCAGCGTCTTAAAAAGATGGATGGCCACAATCGCCTGGTCACCGTGCATTCATTTTCCTACTGTGTCAAGTATCCCGAAACGGTTGATTTCATTTCTTATCAGAATTGGACTACGAGTCTTTATGAGCAAATGTTGGACACTTTTCAGAAATTTTCCAACAAGCCGATATTTAATATCGAACACGGAGGTTATGAAATCGGCCCATATTTTGTTTTTGACGGCGACTATGATGGTGCAGAGGCCTGTTTAGATCGCAATTACCGTTGTGCTTTTGCGGGAACCTATTCCACCTATTATTGGCACGATACTTCGTGGAATGTGATCATTTGGGATCAGGCGTCTTTGCCAGAATCGGACAGACCGCGCTACGATTATTATAAACACATGGCCGAGTTTTTTAATAAGGTTAACTACGCATCCTACCGACCGTTGGATCGAAGAACGGATCGGAAATCATCGAGCGGATATGTGATGACAAATGACAACGGCGATTTCTTGTTCTATCTCACAGCCGTAAACTCAAGAATAGCGACTACCATCCAGGAAAACTACGGCAAAACCATGAGCTATCAGTGGTTCAATACATTGACGGGTGAATACTCGAAAAAGGAAGA